CTAACGACGTTGATGGAATTGACGCAGCCTATAAAATGGTTATCCTCAGCCAATTTGCTTTCGGTATGAACATCAAGTTTGAAGACGTCAGCCACCAAGGTATTCGCAACATCACGCCTGAAGACGTCGCTGTTGCTCAAGATTTGGGCTATGTAGTGAAATTAGTTGGCTCAATTGAGGAAACACCATCAGGAATCGCTGCGGAAGTGACACCGACTTTCTTGCCAAAAGCGCATCCACTAGCTAGTGTAAACGGCGTAATGAATGCGGTCTTTGTCGAGTCAATCGGTATTGGAGAATCCATGTATTATGGTCCAGGGGCAGGCCAAAAACCAACTGCGACCAGTGTCGTTGCAGATATCGTCCGCATCGTCCGTCGATTAAATGAAGGCACGATCGGCAAAGCCTTCAATGAATTTAGTCGCGAGCTTGTCTTGGCTAAGCCTGAGGATGTCAAGAGCAGCTATTATTTCTCTATCTTGGCTCCAGATGCCAAAGGTCAAGTTTTGCATCTGGCTGAAATCTTCAATGCTGAAGAAGTTTCCTTCAAGCAAATTCTGCAAGAAGGTACGGATGGTGAAACTGCTCGTGTAGTCATCATCACGCATGCTGTTAGCAAGACTCAGCTTGAAAATGTAGTGGCCAAGCTCCGTGAGGTACCAGAGTTCGAATTGCTCAATACCTTTAAAGTATTAGGAGAATAAGATGAAAATTATTGTACCAGCAACCAGTGCCAATATCGGGCCTGGTTTTGACTCAGTTGGTGTCGCAGTCTCCAAATATCTAGAAATCGAAGTCTTGGAAGAAAGTCAGGAGTGGGTCATTGAGCATGACCTCAATCCTCGAATTCCAACTGATAAACGGAATTTACTAATCAAAATTGCCCTGCAATTAGCCCCGGACCTTCAGCCACATCGCTTAAAAATGACCAGCGACGTTCCTTTGGCGCGTGGTCTCGGCTCTTCTAGCTCCGTTATCGTGGCAGGGATTGAACTGGCTAATCAGTTGGCAAATCTGAACTTATCGGATCATGAAAAGTTGAAAATTGCGACAAAAATCGAAGGCCATCCGGACAATGTCGCACCAGCGATTTATGGAAATCTAGTGATTGCAAGCTCTTTCCAAAATCAAGTTTCAGCTGTTGTGTCAGATTTCCCAGAGGTCAGCTTTATCGCTTTTATTCCAGATTATGAGTTGAGAACAGTTGAAAGCCGCCGTGTCTTGCCTAATCGCCTTTCATACAAGGAAGCTGTTGCGGCAAGCTCTGTAGCCAATGTCGCTGTTGCAGCGCTCTTAAATGGCGATATGAAAACAGCTGGTCGTGCCATTGAATCTGATCGTTTCCATGAGAGATATCGCCAACCGCTTATCAAAGAATTTTCTGATATTAAATTCTTAGCCAGAAAACAGGGCTCTTTTGCGACTTATATCTCTGGAGCTGGTCCGACTGTTATGGTTTTATCTCCGAAAGACAAGGCTGAACAGATTTATCAGCAAATCAAGGAACAAGGTTTTGATGGACAAGTCTTCCAGTTGCAAGTAGATACTCAGGGTGTACGTGTAGAAAAATAGAAGAGAGTTTGAGGATGACGAACTTGTGGACGCAGTGTTGGTCTACAATCTTCGTTCTCCTCTTTCTTTTTGTTTTGAAAAAGAATCTTTATTTCCCTCAGTCTATCGTAAATATCATTTAATTTTGATATAATAGAGTGTAATTTGTAAAGAAGAGAGTAAGTCATGCAAAACCTAGAAAAATTTTCTGCGGAATTAGAAGGAATCGACATCCGTTTCAATGAACCTTTGAGTCAATACACTTATACGAAGGTAGGCGGAGCTGCCGATTTCTTAGTTTTTCCACGCAACCGTTATGAATTGGCTCGGATTGTCAAGTTGGCCAATCGTGAAAATATTCCTTGGTTGGTGCTTGGGAATTCAAGCAATATTATCGTTCGAGATGGCGGTATTCGAGGCTTTGTCATCATGTTTGACAGTCTAAATAACGTAGCAGTAGATGGCTATACGATTGAGGCAGAGGCTGGTGCAAATCTAACTCAGACCACTCGTATTGCCCTGCATCATAGTTTGACTGGCTTTGAATTTGCCTGTGGCATCCCGGGTAGTGTCGGCGGTGCTGTCTTTATGAATGCTGGCGCTTATGGCGGAGAAATTACTCATGTGCTCGTTTCCTGCAAGGTCTTGACACCTGAAGGGGAAATCAAGACCTTAGATGCGCGTGATATGCGCTTTGGCTATCGTCATTCACTTATTCAAGAAACTGGCGACATCGTCATTTCAGCTAAGTTCGGTCTGGCACCAGGTGTCCACCAAAACATTCGTCAGGAAATGGAACGTCTGACCTATCTGCGTGAACTCAAGCAGCCTTTGGAATATCCATCATGTGGGTCGGTCTTTAAGCGTCCTCTGGGACATTTTGCTGGCCAGCTAATCAGTGAGGCTGGTCTAAAAGGCTATCGAATCGGTGGTGTAGAGGTTTCAGAAAAGCATGCTGGTTTCATGATTAATGTCGATCATGGTACAGCTAGCGATTATGAAGAGTTGATTGCTCATGTCATTAAAACAGTCGAGGAGCATTCAGGTGTCACTCTGGAACGAGAAGTTCGAATTATTGGAGAAGCATAAGAGTCCAATATGTAATTATCTGATTGCTTTTCTAAGATTTGTCTAAGTCTTTGGGATAGCCCATATCCATGTGTCATTAGTAAAGGGGGTGAAAGCCTATCGATATCGCAAGTATGCAGGGCCATAGTAGCCCTCGAGAGGTTCTTTTGGTCTGACAGAACCAAAAATCTGTTAATACATGGAAAAGAAGGAATTTATGCCAATTGAAAAAACCAATTATTGAGTTCAAAAACGTTTCGAAGGTTTTTGAAGACAGTAACACCGTCGTTCTCAAAGATATTAACTTTGAATTAGAAGAAGGAAAATTTTATACGCTTCTAGGAGCTTCTGGCTCTGGGAAGTCAACCATCCTCAATATTATTGCAGGACTGCTAGATGCGACAACGGGAGACATCTTTTTGGATGGTGTTCGCATCAATGACATTCCTACTAATAAGCGGGATATTCACACCGTATTTCAGTCCTACGCCCTTTTCCCGCATATGAATGTTTTTGAGAATGTAGCCTTTCCGTTGCGGTTGCGGAAGGTAGACAAAAAAGAAATTGAAGAACGGGTTACTGAAGTTCTGAAAATGGTGCAGCTGGAAGGATATGAGCGCCGTTCAATTCGGAGACTTTCAGGCGGTCAACGCCAGCGGGTAGCCATTGCTCGTGCCATCATCAATCGGCCACGGGTTGTCCTACTTGACGAGCCTCTTTCTGCGCTAGATTTGAAGTTGCGGACGGATATGCAATATGAGCTCCGTGAACTCCAACAGCGCCTCGGGATCACTTTCGTCTTTGTCACCCACGACCAGGAAGAAGCCCTAGCTATGAGTGACTGGATTTTTGTCATGAATGAAGGGGAAATTGTCCAGTCAGGAACGCCAGTGGACATCTATGATGAGCCGATTAACCACTTTGTTGCAACCTTTATCGGAGAATCGAATATCCTGCCGGGTAAGATGATTGAAGACTACTTGGTCGAGTTCAATGGCAAGCGCTTTGAAGCGGTTGACGGAGGAATGCGACCAAACGAATCCGTTGAAGTGGTGATTCGTCCAGAGGATTTGAGGATTACGCTTCCTGAAGAAGGAAAACTGCAAGTAAAAGTAGATACCCAGCTCTTCCGCGGGGTTCATTATGAAATTATCGCCTATGATGAGCTCGGCAATGAATGGATGATTCACTCGACTCGCAAGGCCATCGTTGGAGAAGAAATCGGTCTGGACTTTGAGCCAGAGGATATCCATATCATGCGCCTCAATGAAACCGAAGAAGAATTCGATGCTCGGATTGAAGAATACGTAGAAATCGAAGAACAAGAAGCAGGGCTGATCAATGCCATTGAGGAGGAAAGAGATGAAGAAAACAACCTCTAACCTTTTTATGGTTCCCTATTTCCTTTGGATTCTGCTCTTTGTCCTAGCTCCAGTGATGATGATTGTCTGGAAATCATTCTTTAATATCGAAGGTCAGTTCACGCTGGAAAACTATCGGATTTATTTCACATCGCAGAATTTAACCTATCTGAAAATGAGCTTTAACTCGTTATTTTACGCAGGCATCATCACCTTGGTGACCTTGCTCATTTCCTATCCGACTGCTTATTTTTTGACCCAGCTCAAGCATCGCCAGCTCTGGCTCATGCTGATTGTCCTGCCGACTTGGATCAATCTTTTGCTTAAGGCTTACGCCTTTATCGGTATTTTTGGGCAAAACGGCTCGGTAAATGAATTTCTGACCTTTGTCGGTATCGGTCCCAAGCAGATTCTTTTCACTGACTTTTCTTTTATCTTTGTTGCCAGCTACATTGAGCTGCCCTTTATGATTCTGCCCATTTTCAACGTCTTGGATGATTTAGATCCCAATCTCATCAATGCCAGCTATGACTTGGGTGCCAATCGTTGGCAGACTTTCCGCAATGTCGTCTTTCCGCTTTCAATGAATGGCGTGAGAAGTGGCGTGCAGTCTGTCTTCATTCCTAGTCTCAGCCTCTTCATGCTGACGCGTTTGATCGGTGGAAATCGTGTCATTACGCTGGGTACGGCTATTGAGCAGCATTTCTTGACAACGCAAAACTGGGGAATGGGCTCAACCATCGGAGTGGTTCTGATTATTGCCATGCTCTTCACCATGTGGGCAACCAAGGAAAGGAGAGAACGATGAAAAAATTTGCTAATCTCTATTTAGCGATCGTGTTTCTAATCCTTTATCTTCCGATTTTTTACTTGATTGCCTATGCTTTCAATGCTGGCGATGATATGAATAAATTTACTGGATTTGATCTGGTTCATTTTCAAAAGTTATTTGAAGATTCACGCTTGATTTTAATTTTGGCGCAGACTTTCTTCTTAGCCTTTCTTTCTTCCCTCATTGCTACGATTATCGGAACTTTTGGTGCTATTTATATTTACCAAGCCCGCAAAAAATATCAGGATGCTTTCTTATCCATCAATAATATTTTGATGGTGGCGCCTGACGTTATGATTGGAGCAAGCTTCCTGATTCTCTTTACCACGGCTAAATTCCAATTGGGCTTTGTGTCCGTTTTGGCCAGCCACGTTGCTTTTTCAATTCCCATCGTTGTGCTGATGATTTTGCCAAGGCTGAAAGAAATGAATGATGACATGATTAAAGCTGCTTATGATTTGGGAGCTAGTCAAGTCCAGATGCTCAAGGAAATCATGCTGCCTTATCTGACGCCAGCGATCATTGCCGGTTATTTTATGGCTTTCACCTACTCACTGGATGACTTTGCTGTGACCTTCTTTGTGACAGGAAATGGCTTCTCGACTCTTTCGGTAGAAATTTATTCCCGTGCACGGCAAGGAATTTCCTTAGAAATCAATGCCCTGTCTGCTCTGGTCTTTCTCTTTAGTATCGTTTTAGTCATTGGCTATTACTTTATCACGCGTGAGAAGGAGGAAGCAGCATGAAAAAACTCTATTCGTTTTTAGCAGGGATTATTGCGATTATCCTGATCTTGTGGGGAATTAGCTATCGGATTGAGAGTAAAGCTAATAGCAAGGGCAGTGATAAATTGGTTGTCTATAACTGGGGAGATTACATCGATCCAGACTTGCTGACTGAGTTTACCAAGGAAACAGGTGTGCAGGTCCAGTACGAAACTTTCGACTCCAACGAAGCTATGTACACGAAAATCAAACAGGGTGGAACAACCTACGATATTGCCATCCCGAGTGAGTACATGATTGCCAAGATGATGAAGGAAAACTTGGTGGAAAAATTGGATCATAGCCAGATCAAAGGCTTAGAAAATATTGGTTCAGACTTTTTGGATCAGCCATTTGATCCAGGAAATCAGTATTCCATTCCTTATTTCTGGGGAACGCTAGGCATTGTTTACAATACTAAAATGGTCGAGCACGCGCCTGAGCACTGGAACGATCTCTGGAAGCCAGAATACAGAAACTCCATCATGATGATTGACGGAGCCCGCGAAGTCATGGGGATTGGTCTGAACTCGAATGGTCATAGTCTTAATTCTAAAGATGCTGACCAGTTGCAGGAGGCTGTTGATAAGCTTTATACTCTGACGCCCAATATCAAAGCCATCGTCGCTGATGAGATGAAGGGCTACATGATTCAGAATAACGCGGCTATCGGCGTTACCTTCTCTGGTGAAGCTCGTCAAATGCTGGAAGCCAACGAAGATCTGCGCTATGTCGTGCCTACAGAAGCCAGCAACCTTTGGTTTGACAATATCGTTATTCCAAAGACAGTCAAAAATAAAAAAGCTGCCTATCAGTTTATCAATTTCATGTTGAGACCGGAAAATGCTTATAAGAATGCGCTCTATGTTGGCTATTCAACGCCAAACCTTCCTGCCAAGGCCCTGCTGCCAGAAGAAGTACAGGAAGACGAGGCTTTCTATCCAACCGAAGAAACCATGAAGCATCTGGAAGTCTATCAGCAATTAGGACCAAAATGGCTCGGAACATACAATGACCTCTATCTTCAAGTCAAAATGTATCGCAAATAGCCAAAGAAACCTGAATTTATTCAGGTTTTTTTGTATTTTGACTTGTATAATTATTTGAAAAGTAGAAGAGAAAGTAGTAAAATTATATTAACATATGCAATAGAGCTTTATGCTCAATTAAGGAGGAAGTCATTATGTCAGTTTTCTACGTTCCATCAGTCAATTTGATTGGTAAAGGTGTCATTAATGAATTTGGCGGTCATGTCAAAGAGCTGGGCTTCAAGAAAGCTCTCATCGTTACAGACCACTACATTGCATCCAGTGACATTTTACCAAAAGTCATCAAGCCGCTAGAAGCAGAAGGCATTAAATATGTGGTTTTTGAAGGTGTAGACCCAAATCCTTCTTGTAAGAATGTTTATGATGGCTTAGCTACTCTTCAAGAAAATGACTGTGATTTTATCATCAGTGTCGGCGGTGGCTCACCTCAAGATGCTGCTAGCTGTATTTCCATCATGGCAACAAATGGTGGTAAGCCGCAAGATTATGAAGGGCTCCACAAGTCTAAAGAAAAGGGTCTGCCAGTTGTAGCCATCAACACCACGGCAGGGACTTCCGCCGAAATCACTATCAACTATGTTATCACGGACGAAGAACGCAAGGTTAAGATGGTGATGGTTGATAAAAATAGTCTGGCTCTCATCTCTGTCAATGACCCAGAGCTCATGGTTTCCAAACCAGCTAATTTAACAGCAGCAACTGGGATGGATGCTTTGACTCATGCTGTTGAGGCCTTGGTAACTCCTGGTGCTTATGGCGTAACCAAGAAGTTGTCTATTGGTGCTATTGAGTTGATCAAGGAATATTTGCCGCGAGCAGTTGCTAATGGTCATGATATAGAAGCCCGTGAAGCTATGGTCAATGCCATTTTCCTCGGCGGCATGGCCTTTAACAACGCAGGTCTGGGATATGTGCATTCGATGGCTCACCAGCTTGGTGCGGTCTATCATCTGCCTCATGGCGTTTGCTGTGCTATGCTCCTACCAGTAGTTGAGCGTGAAAATGCCAAACGTGTACCAGCAGCCTTTAGAAATGTAGCTAAAGCTTTAGGCTTGCATACCGAAGGCAAGACTGATGAAGAATGTGCAGCATATGCCATTTCGGAAATCGAAACCTTGTCCGAAACGGTCGGTATTCCTAAGAAACTGACCGAGCTTGGCATTGAAGAAAAGGACTTTGACTTTGAATACCTTTCTAAGAATGCTTTGATTGATGCTTGCGCACCTGGCAATCCTTTCATGCCGACTTTGGAAGAAACCATTGCTTTATACAAGGAATTGTTTTAAGCCAAAGGAAAAAGGCTCTACCTCTAAACTTAGTTGATTTATATCAAAAAAAGACAGTTGCTCTCTCTCCTACAACTGTCTTTTTAATTTATGGAAATGGGATGATGTACAGAATTAGTGCCCTAGAATAAACTTAGCAATAGCTGTAGCGACGCCATTTTCTTCATTGCTATCTGTCACATAGTCGGCCAAGCTTTTGACATGGTTGCTAGCATTCCCCATAGCAACGCCCAAGCCAGCAAACTGCAGCATTTCAATATCATTATTCGCATCGCCCAGTGCCATGATTTCCTCAGGATTGATCTCTAGGCGTTGCGCTAGACGCTCTAGGGCAAAGGCTTTGGTAACACCTTTTGGCATCGCCTCGTAGATGACAGGCTGGGAACGGACGCCACTGAATCGTTGGCAGAGTTCTTGAGCGAACTTGGTCTCAAAATCGTCTACCTGTTCTGGATTTCCTAGAAACATAGCTTGAAACATTCGATGCTGACCGCTGCAAGCTTCTTCAAGGCTGATTTCAGTAGGAGTCGTAAAGACGAGGGTCGCATCATCTGTCACAATTTTGCTGGCTTTTTCTCCCACGACGAAGTAATGATCTTCATCAAACAAGGTCAACTGCACTTGGCTCTGCTCTGCCAAACTGTAGAGGTAGCGAATATCATCGGGATTTAATTCTTGCCAGTCAACGACCTGCCAATCGCTAGTCTGATGGATAGCGCAGCCATTGTCTACGATGACATATTCATTTTCATTCTCCAAGCCTAGCTCCTGAAAGTAAGGCTTGACTCCCACGAGCGGTCTGCCTGTACAGAGAACCAGCTTGACTCCAGCTTGGATAGCTTGGTGGATGGCATCAATATGAGCTTGAGGAATCTTTTTTTCCTCAGTCAGCAAAGTTCCGTCCATATCAAGGGCAATTAGTTTAATCATAGTTTTTCTCCAATAGTATTTGTGAATATTATAGCATATTTTCTATTGCTAGGAGAGCAGGAATGGGGAAAGATTGTTTTTTTAATTTTCCTGTCCTTATGGTATAATAAGAAAATCTAGTAAGGAAAAGAGAAGCTATGAAAGCAAAGCGTATTGTATTTAAAGTTGGAACGAGCTCATTGACAAATCCTGACGGGAGTCTGTCGCGGGCGAAGGTGCGGGAAATCACGCATCAATTATCGGTCTTGCATGAAGCCGGACATGAGTTGATTTTGGTATCGTCTGGAGCCATTGCGGCAGGTTTTTCTTCTCTAGGCTTTAAAAAACGCCCAACCAAAGTAGCCGACAAACAGGCTTCGGCTGCTGTTGGTCAGGGGCTTCTCCTAGAGGAGTACACCACCAATCTGCTCTTGAAGAAGATTGTGTCTGCCCAGATCTTGCTGACGCAGGATGATTTTGCGGATAAACGGCGTTACAAAAATGCCCACCAAGCTTTGTCAGTCCTCCTTAATCGCGGTGCCATTCCCATTATCAATGAAAATGACACAGTTTCTATCGAGGAGCTAAAGGTGGGGGACAATGACACGCTGAGTGCTCAGGTGGCAGCCATGGTTCAGGCGGATCTTTTGGTACTTTTGACAGATGTTGATGGGCTTTACACAGCCAACCCAGCTTCAGATCCAACTGCCCAACGTCTTGAAAGAATTGAGGCGATCTCTAGCGATTTGATTGACATGGCAGGCGGTGCGGGCTCCAGCAATGGTACTGGTGGCATGCTGACCAAGATCAAAGCAGCAACTTTAGCGACTATGTCTGGTGTACCAGTTTATATTTGTTCGTCACTTAAAAGCAATGCTTTATTGG
Above is a window of Streptococcus cristatus ATCC 51100 DNA encoding:
- a CDS encoding Cof-type HAD-IIB family hydrolase, coding for MIKLIALDMDGTLLTEEKKIPQAHIDAIHQAIQAGVKLVLCTGRPLVGVKPYFQELGLENENEYVIVDNGCAIHQTSDWQVVDWQELNPDDIRYLYSLAEQSQVQLTLFDEDHYFVVGEKASKIVTDDATLVFTTPTEISLEEACSGQHRMFQAMFLGNPEQVDDFETKFAQELCQRFSGVRSQPVIYEAMPKGVTKAFALERLAQRLEINPEEIMALGDANNDIEMLQFAGLGVAMGNASNHVKSLADYVTDSNEENGVATAIAKFILGH
- a CDS encoding ABC transporter permease codes for the protein MKKFANLYLAIVFLILYLPIFYLIAYAFNAGDDMNKFTGFDLVHFQKLFEDSRLILILAQTFFLAFLSSLIATIIGTFGAIYIYQARKKYQDAFLSINNILMVAPDVMIGASFLILFTTAKFQLGFVSVLASHVAFSIPIVVLMILPRLKEMNDDMIKAAYDLGASQVQMLKEIMLPYLTPAIIAGYFMAFTYSLDDFAVTFFVTGNGFSTLSVEIYSRARQGISLEINALSALVFLFSIVLVIGYYFITREKEEAA
- the proB gene encoding glutamate 5-kinase; amino-acid sequence: MKAKRIVFKVGTSSLTNPDGSLSRAKVREITHQLSVLHEAGHELILVSSGAIAAGFSSLGFKKRPTKVADKQASAAVGQGLLLEEYTTNLLLKKIVSAQILLTQDDFADKRRYKNAHQALSVLLNRGAIPIINENDTVSIEELKVGDNDTLSAQVAAMVQADLLVLLTDVDGLYTANPASDPTAQRLERIEAISSDLIDMAGGAGSSNGTGGMLTKIKAATLATMSGVPVYICSSLKSNALLEAASQTRDGSFFTAQDKGLKTQKQWLAFYAKSQGAIFVDRGAAQALRYDGKSLLASGIVRLEGHFSYQDTVTVYEEETGAILGKGRVRFGKSALKDMLRSSKPKGVVIHRDDWISITPELQLLFSEF
- a CDS encoding homoserine dehydrogenase, with the protein product MSIKIALLGFGTVASGVPFLLKENGEKIVQAAHSEIEVAKVLVKDDAEKERLLAAGNDYNFVTNVDEILNDGEIAIVVELMGRIEPAKTFITRALETGKHVVTANKDLLAVHGSELLDIAKKNGVALYYEAAVAGGIPILRTLVNSLASDKITRVLGVVNGTSNFMMTKMVEEGWSYEDALAEAQRLGFAESDPTNDVDGIDAAYKMVILSQFAFGMNIKFEDVSHQGIRNITPEDVAVAQDLGYVVKLVGSIEETPSGIAAEVTPTFLPKAHPLASVNGVMNAVFVESIGIGESMYYGPGAGQKPTATSVVADIVRIVRRLNEGTIGKAFNEFSRELVLAKPEDVKSSYYFSILAPDAKGQVLHLAEIFNAEEVSFKQILQEGTDGETARVVIITHAVSKTQLENVVAKLREVPEFELLNTFKVLGE
- a CDS encoding ABC transporter substrate-binding protein produces the protein MKKLYSFLAGIIAIILILWGISYRIESKANSKGSDKLVVYNWGDYIDPDLLTEFTKETGVQVQYETFDSNEAMYTKIKQGGTTYDIAIPSEYMIAKMMKENLVEKLDHSQIKGLENIGSDFLDQPFDPGNQYSIPYFWGTLGIVYNTKMVEHAPEHWNDLWKPEYRNSIMMIDGAREVMGIGLNSNGHSLNSKDADQLQEAVDKLYTLTPNIKAIVADEMKGYMIQNNAAIGVTFSGEARQMLEANEDLRYVVPTEASNLWFDNIVIPKTVKNKKAAYQFINFMLRPENAYKNALYVGYSTPNLPAKALLPEEVQEDEAFYPTEETMKHLEVYQQLGPKWLGTYNDLYLQVKMYRK
- a CDS encoding ABC transporter permease, whose protein sequence is MKKTTSNLFMVPYFLWILLFVLAPVMMIVWKSFFNIEGQFTLENYRIYFTSQNLTYLKMSFNSLFYAGIITLVTLLISYPTAYFLTQLKHRQLWLMLIVLPTWINLLLKAYAFIGIFGQNGSVNEFLTFVGIGPKQILFTDFSFIFVASYIELPFMILPIFNVLDDLDPNLINASYDLGANRWQTFRNVVFPLSMNGVRSGVQSVFIPSLSLFMLTRLIGGNRVITLGTAIEQHFLTTQNWGMGSTIGVVLIIAMLFTMWATKERRER
- a CDS encoding iron-containing alcohol dehydrogenase, which gives rise to MSVFYVPSVNLIGKGVINEFGGHVKELGFKKALIVTDHYIASSDILPKVIKPLEAEGIKYVVFEGVDPNPSCKNVYDGLATLQENDCDFIISVGGGSPQDAASCISIMATNGGKPQDYEGLHKSKEKGLPVVAINTTAGTSAEITINYVITDEERKVKMVMVDKNSLALISVNDPELMVSKPANLTAATGMDALTHAVEALVTPGAYGVTKKLSIGAIELIKEYLPRAVANGHDIEAREAMVNAIFLGGMAFNNAGLGYVHSMAHQLGAVYHLPHGVCCAMLLPVVERENAKRVPAAFRNVAKALGLHTEGKTDEECAAYAISEIETLSETVGIPKKLTELGIEEKDFDFEYLSKNALIDACAPGNPFMPTLEETIALYKELF
- a CDS encoding ABC transporter ATP-binding protein, which encodes MKKPIIEFKNVSKVFEDSNTVVLKDINFELEEGKFYTLLGASGSGKSTILNIIAGLLDATTGDIFLDGVRINDIPTNKRDIHTVFQSYALFPHMNVFENVAFPLRLRKVDKKEIEERVTEVLKMVQLEGYERRSIRRLSGGQRQRVAIARAIINRPRVVLLDEPLSALDLKLRTDMQYELRELQQRLGITFVFVTHDQEEALAMSDWIFVMNEGEIVQSGTPVDIYDEPINHFVATFIGESNILPGKMIEDYLVEFNGKRFEAVDGGMRPNESVEVVIRPEDLRITLPEEGKLQVKVDTQLFRGVHYEIIAYDELGNEWMIHSTRKAIVGEEIGLDFEPEDIHIMRLNETEEEFDARIEEYVEIEEQEAGLINAIEEERDEENNL
- the murB gene encoding UDP-N-acetylmuramate dehydrogenase; the encoded protein is MQNLEKFSAELEGIDIRFNEPLSQYTYTKVGGAADFLVFPRNRYELARIVKLANRENIPWLVLGNSSNIIVRDGGIRGFVIMFDSLNNVAVDGYTIEAEAGANLTQTTRIALHHSLTGFEFACGIPGSVGGAVFMNAGAYGGEITHVLVSCKVLTPEGEIKTLDARDMRFGYRHSLIQETGDIVISAKFGLAPGVHQNIRQEMERLTYLRELKQPLEYPSCGSVFKRPLGHFAGQLISEAGLKGYRIGGVEVSEKHAGFMINVDHGTASDYEELIAHVIKTVEEHSGVTLEREVRIIGEA
- the thrB gene encoding homoserine kinase yields the protein MKIIVPATSANIGPGFDSVGVAVSKYLEIEVLEESQEWVIEHDLNPRIPTDKRNLLIKIALQLAPDLQPHRLKMTSDVPLARGLGSSSSVIVAGIELANQLANLNLSDHEKLKIATKIEGHPDNVAPAIYGNLVIASSFQNQVSAVVSDFPEVSFIAFIPDYELRTVESRRVLPNRLSYKEAVAASSVANVAVAALLNGDMKTAGRAIESDRFHERYRQPLIKEFSDIKFLARKQGSFATYISGAGPTVMVLSPKDKAEQIYQQIKEQGFDGQVFQLQVDTQGVRVEK